From Acidipropionibacterium acidipropionici, one genomic window encodes:
- a CDS encoding acetylxylan esterase: MCNFERAIGFNDGNSFEEWNRYLRTQRDMVDVVLDTLSYVDGVNFAKHASAPALFSTGLEDASCPPSMAFAAFNHYGDRVVDAGGRVRKKIVVYPFNEHEGGGEHHWPEQVEFLRGLIQ; the protein is encoded by the coding sequence CTGTGCAATTTCGAACGGGCCATCGGGTTCAACGATGGCAACTCCTTTGAGGAGTGGAACCGCTACCTGCGCACCCAGCGCGACATGGTCGACGTCGTCCTCGACACGCTGTCCTACGTCGACGGCGTGAACTTCGCGAAGCATGCAAGTGCGCCGGCGCTGTTCTCCACGGGTCTGGAGGACGCCTCCTGCCCGCCCTCGATGGCCTTCGCCGCCTTCAACCACTACGGGGATCGCGTCGTCGACGCCGGGGGAAGGGTGCGCAAGAAGATCGTCGTCTACCCGTTCAACGAGCACGAGGGCGGTGGGGAGCACCACTGGCCCGAACAGGTGGAGTTCCTGCGCGGGCTCATCCAGTGA
- a CDS encoding aminotransferase-like domain-containing protein: MPAKMDAAELSRMLGDWAQPGRLLPEALAAGLLELIDAGFAPAGSVLPAQRDCAAALGVSRGTVGAAFADLEARGYLASTVGSGTRVRSGRAAPATDGRLFSFTHSAPGVIDLSTGALPASEVARQVLTAGVSGLDAYLDTDGYFPAGLPVLRQAIADRLTRDGVRTVPQQVLVTNGAQQATYLALRALVSPGDLAIVEDPTYRGGLEALRLLGARVQGVPVGPGGMDLNLLGHALDRRPAVLYCQTGIHNPTGTTTDHDHRAEIGARAVEAEVPVIEDCCSYDLTRGGGVARTLAGHVDDDLLVMIGSLSKLFWGGLRVGWIRAGRSRIRGILELRKAEDLATSVMSQLLATRLLGRAEEARKERRRMLASRLSSTVRVVREVFPGWRWESVRGGTGLWIDSGGDVLALAEAAKRAKVRLAPGPSFSPHDGQRTMLRLPLWHEPDVLEEALGRISAHE, translated from the coding sequence ATGCCCGCGAAGATGGACGCCGCCGAGCTCAGCCGGATGCTCGGCGACTGGGCTCAGCCCGGGCGGTTGCTGCCCGAGGCGCTGGCCGCCGGGCTGCTGGAACTGATCGACGCCGGCTTCGCCCCGGCCGGCAGCGTCCTGCCCGCCCAGCGGGACTGCGCTGCGGCGCTCGGGGTCTCGCGCGGCACGGTGGGGGCCGCCTTCGCAGATCTGGAGGCACGCGGCTATCTGGCGTCGACGGTGGGATCGGGGACGCGGGTGCGCTCCGGGCGCGCGGCACCCGCCACGGACGGACGGCTGTTCTCCTTCACCCACTCGGCCCCCGGCGTCATCGACCTGTCGACGGGTGCGCTCCCGGCCTCCGAGGTGGCCAGGCAGGTGCTGACTGCCGGAGTGTCGGGGCTGGACGCCTATCTGGACACTGACGGCTATTTCCCGGCCGGACTGCCGGTGCTGCGCCAGGCGATCGCCGACCGGCTCACCCGTGACGGGGTCCGCACCGTTCCGCAGCAGGTACTGGTCACCAACGGGGCCCAGCAGGCCACGTATCTGGCGCTGCGCGCCCTGGTCTCTCCGGGTGACCTGGCGATCGTCGAGGACCCGACCTATCGCGGGGGTCTGGAGGCGCTGCGGCTGCTCGGGGCCAGAGTGCAGGGTGTGCCCGTCGGCCCCGGTGGAATGGATCTGAACCTGCTCGGGCATGCGCTGGACCGGCGACCCGCGGTGCTGTACTGCCAGACCGGTATCCACAATCCGACCGGAACCACGACGGACCACGACCACCGGGCCGAGATCGGCGCGCGTGCGGTGGAGGCGGAGGTGCCGGTGATCGAGGACTGCTGCTCCTACGACCTCACCAGGGGCGGGGGAGTGGCACGGACCCTGGCAGGGCACGTCGACGACGACCTCCTGGTGATGATCGGTTCCCTGTCGAAGTTGTTCTGGGGCGGTCTGCGAGTCGGTTGGATCCGGGCCGGGCGGAGCCGGATCCGGGGGATCCTGGAGCTGCGCAAGGCCGAGGACCTGGCGACCTCGGTGATGAGCCAGCTGCTGGCCACACGGCTCCTGGGACGGGCCGAGGAGGCGCGCAAGGAGCGGCGCCGCATGCTCGCATCGCGGCTGAGCAGCACGGTGAGGGTCGTGCGAGAGGTCTTCCCGGGATGGAGATGGGAGTCGGTGCGCGGCGGTACCGGGTTGTGGATCGACTCCGGGGGAGACGTCCTGGCCCTGGCGGAGGCGGCGAAACGCGCGAAGGTGAGGCTGGCGCCCGGACCGAGCTTCTCACCCCACGACGGTCAGCGCACGATGCTGCGGCTTCCGCTGTGGCACGAGCCGGACGTGCTGGAAGAGGCGCTGGGGAGGATCAGCGCTCACGAGTGA
- a CDS encoding Tm-1-like ATP-binding domain-containing protein: MTTVALLGTLDTKGDEFRWLSDRLRDDGVDVVLIDVGSFSTSPLADVTSDQVIAAAGADASQLRRRRDRGEMMAVMGHGAAAIVGDLADSGRIHGFMSIGGSGGSSVAAPAMQAVPVGFPKLLVSTMASGDVKPYVGESDVAIMYSVVDVAGINSISTMVLGNAAAAITGMARSYEARLAADEADHKPLVGVTMFGLTTPAADEARRTLSELGYEVLVFHATGAGGLAMEKLVDSDLLAGVCDLTTTELADDLVGGVLTAGPHRMEAAGARGVPQVVSVGALDMVNFGPRETVPEKFDSRNLYVHNPTVTLMRTTPEEMAELGHRIVRKLRAARGPAQLFIPLRGVSGIDVDGQPFRDGQADEALFAALREGLAESPVVITEIDLAVNDPGFGRAMAEALHTEISHRQITGN; this comes from the coding sequence ATGACCACTGTTGCCCTGCTGGGGACTCTTGACACGAAGGGGGATGAATTCAGGTGGCTGAGCGACCGGCTCCGTGACGACGGGGTGGACGTCGTCCTCATCGACGTCGGCTCCTTCTCGACGAGCCCGCTCGCCGACGTCACATCCGATCAGGTGATCGCCGCCGCCGGGGCCGACGCCTCACAACTGCGTCGGCGCCGTGACCGCGGCGAGATGATGGCGGTGATGGGACACGGCGCGGCAGCCATCGTCGGAGACCTCGCCGACTCCGGGAGAATCCACGGCTTCATGTCCATCGGCGGGTCCGGCGGTTCGTCCGTGGCGGCCCCGGCCATGCAGGCCGTACCGGTCGGCTTCCCGAAGCTTCTGGTCTCCACGATGGCCTCGGGAGATGTGAAGCCCTACGTCGGAGAGTCCGACGTCGCCATCATGTACTCGGTGGTCGACGTCGCCGGGATCAACTCGATCTCCACCATGGTGCTCGGGAACGCCGCGGCGGCGATCACCGGCATGGCCAGGTCCTACGAGGCCCGCCTGGCCGCCGACGAGGCCGATCACAAGCCACTGGTCGGGGTGACGATGTTCGGTCTGACGACGCCTGCCGCCGACGAGGCGCGCAGGACACTGAGTGAGCTGGGCTACGAGGTGCTGGTCTTCCACGCCACCGGTGCCGGCGGCCTGGCGATGGAGAAGCTGGTGGACTCCGACCTGCTGGCCGGCGTCTGCGACCTCACCACCACCGAGCTGGCCGATGATCTGGTCGGCGGCGTGCTGACCGCCGGACCCCACCGGATGGAGGCCGCCGGAGCCAGAGGCGTCCCCCAGGTGGTCAGCGTTGGCGCTCTCGACATGGTGAATTTCGGGCCGCGTGAGACCGTGCCCGAGAAGTTCGACAGCCGGAACCTCTATGTCCACAACCCCACGGTCACCCTGATGCGCACCACTCCCGAGGAGATGGCTGAACTCGGCCACCGGATCGTCCGCAAGCTGAGAGCGGCACGCGGGCCGGCGCAGCTGTTCATCCCGCTGCGCGGGGTGAGCGGCATCGACGTCGACGGTCAGCCGTTCCGCGACGGGCAAGCCGACGAGGCCCTGTTCGCCGCGTTGCGCGAAGGGCTGGCCGAAAGCCCGGTCGTGATCACCGAGATCGATCTGGCCGTCAACGACCCCGGATTCGGGCGGGCGATGGCCGAGGCCCTTCACACCGAGATCTCACATCGGCAGATCACGGGAAACTGA
- a CDS encoding phosphoenolpyruvate hydrolase family protein produces the protein MSRQEILDRFRAQVAAGTPIVGGGAGTGITAKSAEAGGIDLLVIYNSGRFRMAGRGSLSGLLAYGDANEIVMDMAREVLPVVNHTPVLAGVNGTDPFRDMPRFLTQVKDAGFAGVQNFPTVGLIDGVFRANLEETGMGYGLEIDMIRAARELNLLTSPYVFDTDQAKDMARAGADILVPHMGLTTSGTIGAQTALTIEEAAVKVQELADAAKSVNPDILCLCHGGPIANPEDAQYVLDHTDGIVGFYGASSIERFPAETGIKKQTEDFKAITFRKS, from the coding sequence ATGTCACGTCAAGAGATTCTCGATCGTTTCCGCGCCCAGGTGGCCGCCGGGACGCCGATCGTCGGCGGCGGCGCCGGCACCGGCATCACGGCGAAGTCCGCTGAGGCCGGCGGGATCGACCTGCTGGTCATCTACAACTCGGGGCGCTTCCGGATGGCCGGGCGCGGGTCCCTGTCCGGCCTGCTGGCCTACGGCGACGCCAACGAGATCGTCATGGACATGGCGCGCGAGGTGCTTCCGGTCGTCAATCACACCCCCGTGCTGGCCGGCGTGAACGGCACCGATCCGTTCCGCGACATGCCGCGGTTCCTGACTCAGGTCAAGGACGCCGGATTCGCCGGGGTGCAGAACTTCCCCACCGTCGGGCTGATCGACGGCGTCTTCAGGGCGAACCTGGAGGAGACCGGGATGGGATACGGCCTGGAGATCGACATGATCAGGGCGGCCCGGGAGCTGAATCTGCTCACCTCTCCGTACGTCTTCGACACCGATCAGGCCAAGGACATGGCCCGTGCCGGGGCCGACATCCTGGTGCCGCACATGGGCCTGACGACGTCGGGCACCATCGGCGCACAGACGGCGCTGACCATCGAGGAAGCCGCGGTCAAGGTGCAGGAGCTGGCCGACGCCGCCAAGTCGGTGAATCCGGACATCCTGTGCCTGTGTCACGGCGGGCCGATCGCCAACCCCGAGGATGCCCAGTACGTGCTCGACCACACCGACGGCATCGTCGGCTTCTACGGCGCCTCGTCGATCGAGCGGTTCCCCGCCGAGACCGGCATCAAGAAGCAGACCGAGGACTTCAAGGCCATCACCTTCAGGAAGAGTTGA
- a CDS encoding Gfo/Idh/MocA family protein has translation MDDELNGVKVVLHTVVDPNQELAEQVAGKYGFLHTATDIQTVLDDPEIDAVSMALPNRMYVDVVPKVVAAGKHIFCEKPLGLDAAEAEIIVRAAEEAGVVNAVGFSFRRIPALAALHELVADGTLGDIEWFRAYYYADYGASLEEPRSWRYIQKQSGGGAVADIGAHTLDTVRYVVGDIAEVTSAQLTTVITERPMPAGGIGHSIKASATERGPVDNDDIANLSVKTASGAVGNVTLSRIACGVPNDLGIEVHGTKGYAEFSSANMDQLVVYESGEAKPGFDGARTIVAGPDFPYFGTTAAMPGRGVGTGYAEAFMAEIQEFVKAVVRGEKVTNPFSDAIGTMKVISAAQKSSAEGHPVEIA, from the coding sequence ATGGACGACGAGCTCAACGGCGTCAAGGTCGTCCTGCACACCGTCGTCGACCCCAACCAGGAACTGGCCGAGCAGGTGGCCGGCAAGTACGGCTTCCTGCACACCGCCACCGACATCCAGACCGTCCTGGACGATCCGGAGATCGATGCGGTGAGCATGGCCCTGCCCAACCGGATGTACGTCGACGTGGTGCCCAAGGTGGTCGCCGCCGGCAAGCACATCTTCTGCGAGAAGCCCCTCGGGCTGGACGCCGCCGAGGCCGAGATCATCGTCAGGGCCGCCGAGGAGGCCGGCGTCGTCAACGCCGTCGGATTCTCATTCCGCAGGATCCCCGCCCTGGCCGCGCTCCACGAGCTGGTCGCCGACGGCACCCTGGGCGACATCGAATGGTTCCGCGCCTACTACTACGCCGACTACGGCGCCAGCCTGGAGGAGCCCCGCTCCTGGCGCTACATCCAGAAGCAGTCCGGCGGCGGCGCGGTCGCCGATATCGGCGCCCACACCCTTGACACCGTGCGCTACGTCGTCGGGGACATCGCCGAGGTCACCAGCGCCCAGCTGACCACCGTCATCACCGAGCGTCCGATGCCCGCAGGCGGCATCGGCCACTCCATCAAGGCGTCGGCGACCGAGCGCGGCCCGGTCGACAACGACGACATCGCCAACCTCTCGGTCAAGACGGCCTCGGGAGCGGTGGGCAATGTCACCCTGTCGCGGATCGCCTGCGGCGTCCCCAACGACCTGGGCATCGAGGTGCACGGCACCAAGGGCTACGCCGAGTTCTCCTCGGCGAACATGGACCAGCTCGTGGTCTACGAGAGCGGCGAGGCCAAGCCCGGATTCGACGGTGCTCGCACGATCGTCGCCGGCCCGGACTTCCCCTACTTCGGCACCACCGCGGCGATGCCCGGACGCGGTGTCGGCACGGGCTACGCCGAGGCCTTCATGGCCGAGATCCAGGAGTTCGTCAAGGCCGTCGTCAGGGGCGAGAAGGTCACCAACCCGTTCAGCGACGCGATCGGCACCATGAAGGTCATCTCCGCGGCCCAGAAGTCCTCGGCGGAGGGCCATCCGGTCGAGATCGCCTGA
- a CDS encoding helix-turn-helix domain-containing protein, with product MDEQLKAIGDRIRSALPAGMSQGELARRVGMPADAMSRAMNAKRGFSAAELTEIGGVLGLSLHWLVTGQPDPFALRVAARHAFDRVTRERFNRGARDDEPIVKLVARVYGEAFPDGIPASPSLSRDPAAVRDLLGDGFVRDFSKRIEISLGVDVVRVPRLSTDYSLTIGPRNVIVLATDQWWFRSNWSLAHELGHLVLSHHLDDAAAREEQEKEQEDAADAFAADLLLPRDVVLKMASEATSVEGLARFVWETGVSTPALRNRLAYLHQDVSPDIQEALELSTPKLLRAGAQAIGDGFAGASAISERKQEAAVRRWPADLVAALTDQVEAGNADPQLLADVLDIDVDEMDFPEPPSEEEAAAHYAEMISGSLGE from the coding sequence ATGGACGAGCAGCTGAAGGCGATCGGAGATCGTATCCGCAGCGCCCTGCCGGCCGGAATGAGCCAGGGCGAGCTGGCGCGTCGGGTCGGCATGCCTGCCGACGCCATGTCGAGGGCGATGAATGCGAAGCGCGGCTTCTCCGCGGCGGAACTCACCGAGATCGGCGGGGTCCTGGGGCTGAGCCTTCACTGGCTTGTCACCGGGCAGCCCGATCCGTTCGCGCTGAGGGTCGCGGCGCGCCACGCCTTCGATCGGGTCACCCGGGAGCGGTTCAACCGTGGAGCTCGGGACGACGAGCCGATCGTCAAGCTCGTGGCCCGTGTCTATGGGGAGGCCTTCCCGGACGGGATCCCGGCGAGCCCAAGCCTCTCTCGCGATCCCGCCGCGGTTCGTGACCTGCTCGGGGATGGGTTCGTGCGGGACTTCTCCAAGCGGATCGAGATCAGCCTGGGGGTCGACGTCGTCAGGGTTCCGCGTCTGTCGACGGACTACTCGCTGACGATCGGGCCACGCAACGTGATCGTCCTCGCCACCGACCAATGGTGGTTCCGCAGCAACTGGTCGCTGGCCCACGAGCTCGGTCATCTGGTTCTGAGCCACCACCTCGACGACGCCGCGGCGCGCGAAGAGCAGGAGAAGGAGCAGGAGGACGCCGCTGACGCATTCGCCGCCGATCTGCTGCTGCCCAGGGACGTGGTACTCAAGATGGCGTCGGAGGCCACGAGCGTCGAGGGTCTCGCACGGTTCGTCTGGGAGACCGGTGTGTCGACTCCCGCGCTGAGGAACCGTCTCGCCTATCTTCACCAGGACGTGTCGCCGGATATCCAGGAAGCGCTGGAGCTCTCGACACCGAAGCTGCTTCGGGCCGGGGCGCAAGCCATCGGTGACGGATTCGCCGGGGCCTCGGCGATCAGCGAGCGCAAGCAGGAGGCTGCTGTGCGCCGCTGGCCGGCGGACCTGGTGGCGGCGCTCACCGATCAGGTCGAGGCCGGCAATGCGGATCCGCAACTCCTGGCCGACGTTCTGGACATCGATGTCGACGAGATGGACTTCCCGGAGCCACCGAGTGAGGAAGAGGCGGCAGCGCACTACGCGGAGATGATTTCCGGCAGTCTGGGGGAGTGA
- a CDS encoding replication-associated recombination protein A — translation MDPDAPSLFEPDESSRPLADRMRPTSLDDVVGQDHLLAADAPIGRMVAERRLVSMILWGPPGCGKTTIARLLADATDLVFAPLSATFSGVGDLRKVFAAAARRREAGQGTLLFVDEVHRFNRAQQDSFLPYVEDGTITLVGATTENPSFELNGALLSRCQVYVLRRLDETALSTLIERAEALAGARLEISGDARDSLIAMADGDGRYLLNMLEQLFALHRPIDTAALAEVVQKRAPQYDKAQEGHYNLISALHKSMRGSDPDAALYWLARMLDGGEDPLYLARRVVRFATEDVGMADPQAVQQALAAWDVYERLGSPEGELAIAQAVVYVATAPKSVAVYRGFGQAQKLARQTGSLTPPAHILNAPTRLMKDLGYGGGYQYDPDTETGFSGADYFPDGMEHQKLYRPTGNGYEQVIGQKIAEWEAIRARKHDEQR, via the coding sequence ATGGATCCCGATGCGCCGTCACTGTTCGAGCCCGATGAGAGTTCGCGCCCACTGGCCGACCGGATGCGCCCCACATCCCTGGATGACGTCGTCGGACAGGACCATCTGCTGGCCGCCGATGCGCCGATCGGGCGGATGGTGGCCGAGCGGCGTCTGGTCTCGATGATCCTGTGGGGACCTCCGGGCTGCGGGAAGACCACCATCGCCCGGCTGCTCGCCGATGCCACCGACCTGGTCTTCGCACCTCTCTCGGCGACCTTCTCGGGAGTGGGCGACCTGCGCAAGGTCTTCGCCGCGGCCGCCAGACGCCGCGAGGCCGGCCAGGGCACCCTGCTCTTCGTCGACGAGGTGCACCGGTTCAACCGCGCCCAGCAGGACTCCTTCCTGCCCTACGTCGAGGACGGCACGATCACCCTGGTGGGGGCCACCACCGAGAACCCGAGCTTCGAACTCAACGGCGCCCTGCTGTCACGCTGCCAGGTCTACGTGCTGCGACGCCTCGACGAGACGGCCCTGTCCACCCTCATCGAACGTGCCGAGGCGCTCGCCGGAGCCCGCCTGGAGATCTCCGGCGACGCGCGGGACTCGCTGATCGCGATGGCCGACGGGGACGGGCGTTACCTGCTGAACATGCTCGAACAGCTCTTCGCCCTGCACCGCCCGATCGACACCGCGGCCCTGGCAGAGGTGGTGCAGAAGCGGGCGCCCCAGTACGACAAGGCCCAGGAGGGGCACTACAACCTCATCTCCGCGCTCCACAAGTCGATGCGCGGATCCGATCCGGACGCGGCCCTCTACTGGCTGGCGCGGATGCTCGACGGCGGGGAGGATCCGCTGTACCTCGCCCGGCGGGTGGTGCGCTTCGCCACCGAGGACGTCGGGATGGCCGACCCGCAGGCCGTTCAGCAGGCGCTGGCCGCATGGGACGTCTACGAGCGGCTGGGGTCACCGGAGGGTGAGCTGGCGATCGCCCAGGCGGTGGTCTACGTGGCGACCGCGCCGAAGTCCGTGGCCGTCTACCGCGGTTTCGGGCAGGCGCAGAAGCTGGCCAGGCAGACCGGATCCCTCACCCCGCCGGCGCACATCCTCAACGCGCCCACCCGGCTCATGAAAGACCTGGGCTACGGCGGGGGCTACCAGTACGACCCCGACACCGAGACCGGGTTCTCCGGGGCCGACTACTTCCCCGACGGGATGGAGCACCAGAAGCTGTACCGGCCCACTGGCAACGGCTACGAGCAGGTGATCGGCCAGAAGATCGCCGAGTGGGAGGCCATCCGGGCGCGCAAGCACGACGAGCAGCGATGA
- a CDS encoding LacI family DNA-binding transcriptional regulator: MSPTGRRRYVTQADVARRAGVSRPLVSLVMQGSSHVSEAKRERVLKAAAELGYLDNGVATSLAGNRSRYVIGFLAQSLANLVFVDVYENLAAQLAPLGHSVVVMQGGFTPAEEDRSLRNLVTLRPDGLVVVGYAGSTSALGAAVSSIPVVAITRQIEMDGVSWVYSDDRLSSELAVDHLVRLGHRDIVHLAMPADIPYEERADGFRVAMASRGLRGRVLFPEFSARGARIAVEKLISGEDLPTALFCGNDVLAMGALEALSAHGLEVPGDVSVVGHDNTAAAAHSGLTSVDQHAGEQGRIAAGVVMRMIESQDFPSVTEKHRLDPRLEIRRSTAAPR, encoded by the coding sequence ATGAGCCCCACCGGACGCCGGCGCTACGTCACCCAGGCCGATGTGGCGCGCCGTGCAGGCGTGTCGCGTCCCCTGGTCTCCCTGGTGATGCAGGGATCCAGCCACGTCTCCGAGGCGAAGCGCGAGAGGGTCCTGAAGGCGGCGGCCGAGCTCGGCTACCTCGACAACGGCGTCGCCACCTCGCTGGCCGGCAACAGGTCGAGGTATGTGATCGGTTTCCTCGCACAGTCGCTGGCCAACCTCGTCTTCGTCGACGTCTACGAGAACCTCGCAGCGCAACTCGCGCCACTGGGCCACAGCGTCGTCGTCATGCAGGGCGGCTTCACCCCCGCCGAGGAGGACCGCAGCTTGCGCAACCTGGTCACCCTGCGCCCCGACGGCCTGGTCGTGGTCGGCTACGCGGGCTCGACGTCGGCGTTGGGGGCCGCGGTCAGCTCGATCCCGGTGGTCGCGATCACCCGTCAGATCGAGATGGACGGCGTCTCCTGGGTCTACAGCGACGACCGGCTCAGCTCGGAGCTGGCGGTCGATCATCTGGTGCGGCTCGGACATCGCGACATCGTCCACCTGGCCATGCCGGCCGACATTCCCTACGAGGAACGGGCCGACGGCTTCCGGGTGGCGATGGCCTCACGTGGCCTGCGGGGCAGAGTGCTCTTCCCGGAGTTCAGCGCACGCGGTGCCCGCATCGCGGTGGAGAAGCTCATCAGTGGCGAGGACCTGCCCACCGCACTGTTCTGTGGCAACGACGTGCTGGCGATGGGCGCTTTGGAGGCGCTGTCGGCGCACGGCCTGGAGGTTCCCGGCGATGTCTCGGTGGTCGGCCACGACAACACCGCGGCGGCCGCCCACTCCGGGCTCACCTCGGTGGACCAGCATGCCGGGGAGCAGGGGCGGATCGCCGCCGGTGTCGTGATGCGGATGATCGAGAGCCAGGACTTCCCCTCGGTCACCGAGAAGCACCGGCTCGATCCGAGGTTGGAGATCCGTCGCTCCACCGCGGCGCCCCGCTGA
- a CDS encoding Gfo/Idh/MocA family protein — MTDIRWGILATGGIAHMFTSDLRTAGLDVAAVGSRSQASADSFAHEFEIPRAYDSYESLVADPDVDIVYVASPHAFHAEHAALALNAGKHVLVEKALTLTQPQAATLRDLAAQKNLLLMEAMWTRYLPVMIRVHALIRSGALGEVRSVIADHTQALPTDPSHRLNALELGGGALLDLGVYPVSFAHDILGAPETITATGRLGDTGADTEVVVTMTHAGEAISTSISSSRTAGPNEAHILGTEARIDLDPVWYTATTFRLVGRDGHLIESYDTPVAGRGMQYEALAAEQYLREGRISSELEPIDESVAIMGTLDEIRRQIGVRYPGVDR, encoded by the coding sequence ATGACCGACATCAGGTGGGGAATCCTGGCCACGGGCGGCATCGCCCACATGTTCACCTCGGATCTTCGGACCGCAGGGCTCGACGTCGCCGCCGTCGGATCCCGGTCCCAGGCCTCCGCCGACTCCTTCGCACACGAGTTCGAGATCCCACGCGCCTACGACTCCTATGAGTCCCTGGTCGCCGACCCCGACGTCGACATCGTCTACGTCGCCAGTCCGCACGCCTTCCACGCCGAGCACGCCGCTCTGGCGTTGAACGCCGGCAAGCACGTCCTGGTCGAGAAGGCCCTCACCCTCACCCAGCCCCAGGCCGCCACTCTCCGGGACTTGGCCGCCCAGAAGAACCTCCTTCTCATGGAAGCCATGTGGACCAGGTACCTCCCGGTCATGATCCGCGTCCACGCACTCATCAGATCCGGCGCCCTGGGCGAGGTCCGCTCAGTCATAGCCGACCACACCCAGGCCCTTCCCACAGACCCATCGCACCGGCTCAACGCACTGGAGCTGGGCGGTGGGGCACTGCTGGATCTGGGCGTCTACCCCGTCTCCTTCGCCCACGACATCCTCGGCGCCCCCGAGACGATCACCGCCACGGGGCGTCTCGGCGATACCGGCGCCGACACCGAGGTGGTCGTGACCATGACCCACGCCGGCGAGGCGATCTCCACCAGCATCTCGTCGTCGCGGACCGCCGGCCCCAACGAGGCACACATCCTGGGCACCGAGGCCCGTATCGACCTCGACCCGGTCTGGTACACCGCCACCACCTTCCGTCTGGTGGGCCGAGACGGCCACCTCATCGAGAGCTACGACACGCCGGTCGCGGGCCGCGGCATGCAGTACGAGGCCCTGGCTGCCGAGCAGTATCTGCGCGAGGGCCGCATCTCCAGCGAGCTCGAGCCGATCGACGAGTCGGTGGCGATCATGGGCACCCTCGACGAGATCAGGAGGCAGATCGGGGTTCGCTACCCAGGCGTCGACCGATGA
- a CDS encoding DinB family protein, giving the protein MDTSALTAAYADYLSLAEAGGFGEPEPGEWTAAEQIAHVALADASIAAVALAVASGQRPVYDNRASLDHWNLHRLIDEVGAGSDPLNGLVERVRQTSRTVLSVASLLSDADALVPVRVLIISGHDLIVDDVWTTGDLVNGIARVHLPRHAEQLGRLRSV; this is encoded by the coding sequence ATGGACACAAGCGCACTGACGGCCGCGTATGCCGACTATCTCTCACTGGCCGAGGCGGGCGGTTTTGGGGAACCGGAACCGGGGGAGTGGACGGCAGCAGAGCAGATCGCGCACGTCGCCCTGGCCGACGCCAGCATCGCCGCGGTGGCGCTCGCCGTCGCCTCCGGGCAGCGTCCGGTCTATGACAATCGGGCATCCCTCGACCACTGGAACCTGCACCGGCTGATCGATGAGGTGGGGGCCGGCTCCGATCCGCTGAATGGCCTCGTCGAGCGGGTCCGCCAGACCAGCCGGACGGTGCTTTCGGTGGCGAGCCTCCTCAGTGATGCCGACGCCCTGGTGCCGGTGCGCGTCCTCATCATCTCCGGTCATGACCTGATCGTCGACGACGTCTGGACGACGGGCGACCTGGTGAACGGCATCGCCCGGGTTCACCTGCCCCGGCACGCCGAGCAGCTGGGCCGGTTGCGGTCGGTCTAG
- a CDS encoding GNAT family N-acetyltransferase, which produces MTARENDCHVFIASAAIDLDHRGKGGRMADALMLQIRETAVEMCRESGKSEILLEGKIHPGNLPSQAMVTRAGFEPLEAPGLNSYEMWGVRFTVE; this is translated from the coding sequence GTGACCGCACGCGAGAATGACTGCCACGTCTTCATCGCCAGCGCAGCGATCGATCTGGATCACCGCGGCAAGGGCGGCCGCATGGCCGATGCGCTGATGCTCCAGATCCGCGAGACGGCGGTGGAGATGTGTCGCGAGTCCGGGAAGTCGGAGATCCTTCTGGAGGGGAAGATCCATCCGGGGAATCTGCCCAGCCAGGCAATGGTGACGCGCGCAGGGTTCGAGCCGCTGGAGGCTCCCGGTCTCAACAGCTATGAGATGTGGGGCGTCCGCTTCACGGTGGAGTGA